Proteins found in one Triticum aestivum cultivar Chinese Spring chromosome 4D, IWGSC CS RefSeq v2.1, whole genome shotgun sequence genomic segment:
- the LOC123100281 gene encoding uncharacterized protein translates to MNSPPPQRSRHTLVDDAIREILLRIPPDEPASLVRASAVCTTWLEIISDPAFFRDYRAFHGAPPVLGYLHNKSYESHGVARFDPTGAFCPLVRDRRNWHAADSRHGPASSSTHPERSTRISSSGTPSRTAGGGFSPTPSCRR, encoded by the coding sequence ATGAATTCGCCGCCGCCGCAACGCAGCCGCCACACGCTGGTCGACGACGCCATCCGCGAGATTTTGCTCCGCATCCCGCCGGATGAGCCGGCGAGCCTCGTCCGCGCCTCCGCCGTCTGCACCACCTGGCTCGAAATCATCTCAGACCCCGCCTTCTTCCGCGACTACCGCGCTTTCCACGGGGCGCCCCCGGTGTTGGGCTACCTCCACAACAAATCCTACGAAAGCCATGGCGTCGCCCGATTCGACCCCACCGGAGCCTTCTGCCCGCTGGTTCGCGACCGCCGCAACTGGCACGCGGCCGACTCCCGCCATGGCCCCGCGTCCTCTTCTACACACCCAGAGAGAAGCACGCGGATTTCGTCGTCTGGGACCCCATCACGGACCGCCGGTGGGGGCTTCTCACCGACCCCAAGCTGTCGGAGATAA